From the genome of Adhaeribacter pallidiroseus:
GCAGCAAGCCGCCATCCGCGGTTAGAATAAAGCTACCTAGTTCTTCAGTCGCAGCGCCTCCGTAGCGTTTATCCCATACCTTGGTACCTGTTTTACTAATTTTTACCACCCAGTAATCACGGCCGCCCCGGCTCGCCTGGCTTTTATCTCCACTTATGGGCGAGTTGCTGTAGCCCCCTAAAATATACTCGCCCGAAGCCAACTGAATAACTTTTATTAATTCATCCTGGCCTGTGCCGCCAAAGGTTTTATCCCATTGTTTAGTACCGTTTTTATCGGTTTTCACGATCCAGTAATCCCGGCTGCCGCGACTAGCCTCGGTTTTATCCCCTTCTTTGCCCGAGAAAGAAGAGCCTGCCAGTAAATAGCCGCCGTCCTGGGTTTGAATAAGCCGGTTGAGGTAATCGTTACCCGTTCCGCCAAAACGTTTGTCCCAGATTTTTTGACCATTTTTATCGGATTTAACGATCCAGTAATCGTTCTGGCCTTGACTGCCCTGCGTTTTATCCCCGCTCACGCCCGAGTTGGTGTAGCCGCCGGATAAGTAGCCCCCATCCGCAGTCTTAATCACGGAAGTAAAATTATCGGTACCCGAGCCGCCGTAGCGCCTGTCCCAGGCCAAAAGTACTGGGGTTACCCGAAAGGTTTGCGTAGCTTCGGTAGGTTTAAACTGCGCATTTCCCGCTTGGATAGCTTTAATTGTAACTGTGCCTACGCCGGTTAGGGTAATAGTACTATCCTGGAGGGTGGCCGGGCCAGATACAATACTAAATGTAACGGGTAAACCGGAGCTGGCCCGGGCCGATAGAGTAAAGGGCACACTAGCCACAGTTTTATCCGGAATAGTTTCAAAGGCGATATACTGACTAATATTAGTGTTACTATTATCTAGTTTTACTAACCATAAACCCGTTTCGGCGGCTGTTTTGTCACCGCTGATTCCGGATGAAGAAGTGCCCGCCAACAAATAATTGCCATCCTGAGTTTGCAGAATAGTGTTTAACTCGTCTTTCTGATCTCCCCCAATGGTTTTATCCCATACTTTCGTACCGTTGGGGGTTAATTTTACCACCCAGTAATCTACAAATTCTTCCGGAAACTCACTATTAACATTCCCAACCGGGGCTTCGGTTTTATCTTCCCCCACTCTCGAAACCGAAGATCCGCCTACGATGTACCCGCCATCCTGGGTTTGCTGAACCCCGGCCAGAAAATCGTCCCGGTCGCCGCCAATGGTATTATCCCAAACCTTATTGCCTTCGGCGGTTAGCTTTACCACCCAGTAATCCGGTATGCCCGGAACCAGACTTTTAAAAGATTCGGATTTATCGCCGCTCTTATCGGAGTCCGAGGTACCTCCCACGATAAAGCCTCCATCTTGGGTGGCTTGCAACGACTCGAGAATGTCTTCCCGGGTTCCACCAATGGTTTTATCCCAAACTTTGTTGCCCTGCGCATTGAGCTTGATGAGCCAAAAATCTAAAAAATTAGAACTGCCAATCTCATCCTGGGTTTTGTCGCCGCTAATGTCCGAATTAGAAGAGCCTCCTAATATATAGCCACCATCCTGGGTTAACTGCACCGTGGCTAACTGATCTTGATCATCGCCGCCAAACGATTTATCCCAGGCTTTGCTCCCGTTGGCGGTTAATTTTACCACCCAGTAATCTTGGGTGTAACCAATGGAGGCGCCGTTTTGATTTTCCTGGGTTTTATCGCCGCTGATTCCGGAAGTAGAACTGCCCCCCACGATATAGCCACCATCCGGGGTTTGTTGAATGGCAGCCAGCAAATCATCCCGATTGCCTCCCAGGGTTTTATCCCACTCTTTGCTGCCATCGGCTTTTACTTTAACCACCCAATAATCAAATTGGCCTCTACTGGCTTCGGATTTATCGCCGGATTTGCCGGCGTTGGTATAACCGCCCAGAATATAGCCATCATCTTGGGTTTGTTGCAGGGCAGTTAAGAAAAAAGAAGTACCGTTCCCCACAAAAGATTTTTCCCAGATAAGGATGCCATCGGCCGTTAGCTTAATCAATCCAAAGCCTTGCTTGCTAGCAGAACGAACATTACCCGCCGTAATAAAGCCACCCTCGCGGGTTTGCTGAATCCGGGGAAAGTTACCGCCGATACTCTTATCCCAAATTTTATTTTGAGCACAGGTTACCGCTGGCAAAGTTAGCGTAAACAGAAGAATAGCACCTACTTGGCGCCACCAGGGTGTAAATATCCGGCTCTCCAGAACCAGATAAAAACAAGATAAAGGTGTTTTCATAGAGTGATGATGGAAAAGGTAAAATGTTTGATTCCGGACAGTTTCGATTAGTGACTCTTGCCCATATATACATTCGGTTCACGAGTAACTTGTTACACGTGAACCGAATAAAAATTTAAAAAAGAAGCTTGGTTGCTGGCACTAAACTTTCTAGCCCGTTTATTGATTAGCTGGGGAGAATACTTGCCCGGGAAATTGATGGGCAGCTCGGTCGCAATAATATTTCAGGAAAGAAATGCGTATATTTAGGATGATTCAAAGAGGCACAAATTAATAAGCAGCTTTATTTACCTGAACCACGAGACTCATTTTACGCCCCTTAGAAAGCAGTTCTAAAACAACTTTACAGCAGCGGGTATAAAAAAATAATCTTTTCCCAATAAATATCGGATTTAATGGTGTGAGATTTTGAAAGTTATTTATCTGCTTCGGCTCGGTAAGTTATGATTAAACCTGCATGGTATTGTTTGTTCAATGGCTAGCCTTTTTAAGTGTTTTGCAGAAAAGTACTCTAATTCTTCCCGTAATTCAGCGCATGTAACACGCGTAAATTTTTTAAATAAATGCCTCGCTTGAACTCATACGATTGATTCTACTCTTAAATAGCTACAACGCACACGCCCGCTTAACATTTCATAACCTTTTTACCGTTTTTACTTGTTCTAAGCAGCTTCTACCGCGGTTAATTGCTGTGGTTTATTGCTGTTGGATAATCACTTGATTTCCGCAGATAGCGATGATAAATGAATCGATTCACGTGCATCAATGCACAAAATGCAGCAGCGGACGCGTTAGTACATCTTGTTCCGATGAACTAAAACGTTCCACAAGAAAATAATAAAGATTTTTAAAATTTCATGCCGTTAGCAAGCGCCGCATCCGTTTCTTCATTTTTAGTGCTCCCCTAAGAGCGAAACAGAGTTGGCTTTCAGGCCCACTTTAATTTTCCCTCTCCTTTTTATTCAGCAATAAATGGTGTTGTATACTATACCAAGAGCTTGGTATAGTATACAACACCATTTGGGCATTATTCTGTATGTAAAGTAACTCGGCGTTAAAATCAGCAACCTATTTCCGCTGCTGCTCATGAATAATTCTTTTCTTTTATGATTGGGCAATATTAAATTAGTGACCTGGGCTGCTTTTT
Proteins encoded in this window:
- a CDS encoding T9SS type A sorting domain-containing protein, which encodes MKTPLSCFYLVLESRIFTPWWRQVGAILLFTLTLPAVTCAQNKIWDKSIGGNFPRIQQTREGGFITAGNVRSASKQGFGLIKLTADGILIWEKSFVGNGTSFFLTALQQTQDDGYILGGYTNAGKSGDKSEASRGQFDYWVVKVKADGSKEWDKTLGGNRDDLLAAIQQTPDGGYIVGGSSTSGISGDKTQENQNGASIGYTQDYWVVKLTANGSKAWDKSFGGDDQDQLATVQLTQDGGYILGGSSNSDISGDKTQDEIGSSNFLDFWLIKLNAQGNKVWDKTIGGTREDILESLQATQDGGFIVGGTSDSDKSGDKSESFKSLVPGIPDYWVVKLTAEGNKVWDNTIGGDRDDFLAGVQQTQDGGYIVGGSSVSRVGEDKTEAPVGNVNSEFPEEFVDYWVVKLTPNGTKVWDKTIGGDQKDELNTILQTQDGNYLLAGTSSSGISGDKTAAETGLWLVKLDNSNTNISQYIAFETIPDKTVASVPFTLSARASSGLPVTFSIVSGPATLQDSTITLTGVGTVTIKAIQAGNAQFKPTEATQTFRVTPVLLAWDRRYGGSGTDNFTSVIKTADGGYLSGGYTNSGVSGDKTQGSQGQNDYWIVKSDKNGQKIWDKRFGGTGNDYLNRLIQTQDGGYLLAGSSFSGKEGDKTEASRGSRDYWIVKTDKNGTKQWDKTFGGTGQDELIKVIQLASGEYILGGYSNSPISGDKSQASRGGRDYWVVKISKTGTKVWDKRYGGAATEELGSFILTADGGLLLGGTSDSNTGGDKKENSRGYSDYWVVKTNARGTLEWSKTFGGDDTEKAYTIGQAQGSNYFIAGWSYSGKSGEKSQDNQGGKDYWLLKFNAAGNKIWDKTFGGNNDDELRASTYTSQGHYLLAGHSLSGVSGDKSQASQGESDYWLVEVDENGNKVQDQRFGGSGTEELRTITQTREGGLLLGGRSNSGVRGDKTQPSQSSTDFWLVKVLPTTSAMAAARTTSFTEEAPATASLSTVVAYPNPFSDRLRVRFSLPKTQPATLRVLDSQGREIKKLFQGEAQADKKYEVEWQAGKQTNGLYLLQLQTPAVRNTQKVLLSK